The following are from one region of the Shinella sp. PSBB067 genome:
- a CDS encoding bifunctional [glutamine synthetase] adenylyltransferase/[glutamine synthetase]-adenylyl-L-tyrosine phosphorylase: MSVTEATRFSDLSASPIRPLSQAEVKSVLSDLKDWGREHAAIARVLGEDGPLKDFVVAAFTLSPYLRDTARIDPGLLARALAEPILPAIEAAIARARAAWKPDGGEVTEAVLMTRLRLAKREVAFLTALADLARIFDARRTTALLTALAEAATSAAIDHLLLSAHESGKLKLPDPARPSEKSGLIVLGMGKLGAAELNYSSDIDLVVFFDPMADVAVDPSEAVETFSRLVRRLIRIMQERTADGYVFRTDLRLRPDPGATPLAISFDSAMLYYEGRGQNWERAAFIKARPVAGDLKAGEAFLKGLVPFVFRKYLDYAAIADIHSIKRQIHVHKGHGEIAVKGHNVKLGRGGIREIEFFVQTQQLIAGGRVPALRLRATEPMLAELAKASWIDEATARELTDAYWFLRDVEHRVQMVRDEQSHTLPETEAELKRIAFMMGFADTAAFSAKLVEVLKTVERRYAALFEQEAKLSSETGNLVFTGQKDDPDTLETLKRLGFERPADISRTIRTWHYGRYRATQSVEARERLTELTPQLLRVFGESKRADEALLRFDNFISGLPAGIQLFSLLGNNPALLSLIVNIMSSAPKLAEVIAAKPHVFDGMLDPGLLAELPTRAYLSERIEGFVSGARHYEEILDRLRIIAAEQRFLIGIRLLTGAITGKQAARAFTHVADLIVAAALKAVLDEIEAAHGKFPGGRVALVGMGKLGSFELTAGSDIDLILLYDHDGDAFESDGAKPLDNIKYFTRITQRLIAALSAPTAEGVLYEVDMRLRPSGNKGPVATRITSFAKYQAEEAWTWEHMALTRARLLCGDESLMGEAEDIFRAVLARKRDAAKIAKDVAEMRDLIDQEKPPKDIWDLKLIAGGLIDIEFIAQFLALVAPARGAPQPEEVMPTADALAVLGAGMMDPNDLDTVQKALSLYTEISQIVRLCVDGGFDPKEAPAGLVDLVCRAGDCPDLRTLEAEIRRISKAVRKIFQATVRA; encoded by the coding sequence ATGAGCGTGACGGAAGCGACGCGGTTTTCCGATCTTTCGGCATCCCCCATCCGGCCCCTGAGCCAGGCGGAAGTCAAATCGGTCCTGTCCGACCTCAAGGACTGGGGCAGGGAACACGCCGCCATCGCAAGGGTCCTCGGCGAGGACGGCCCGCTCAAGGACTTCGTCGTCGCCGCCTTCACGCTCTCGCCCTATCTGCGCGATACCGCCCGCATCGATCCCGGCCTGCTCGCCCGCGCGCTGGCCGAACCGATCCTGCCGGCCATCGAGGCCGCCATCGCCCGCGCCCGCGCGGCCTGGAAGCCCGATGGCGGCGAGGTGACGGAGGCCGTGCTGATGACCCGCCTGCGCCTCGCCAAGCGCGAGGTCGCCTTCCTGACCGCGCTCGCCGATCTTGCCCGCATCTTCGACGCCCGCCGGACCACGGCATTGCTCACGGCGCTCGCGGAGGCGGCGACATCCGCCGCCATCGACCACCTCCTCCTTTCGGCGCACGAGAGCGGCAAGCTGAAACTGCCCGATCCCGCCCGCCCGAGCGAGAAGTCCGGCCTCATCGTGCTCGGCATGGGCAAGCTCGGTGCGGCCGAGCTCAACTATTCCTCCGACATCGACCTCGTCGTCTTCTTCGATCCCATGGCGGATGTCGCCGTCGATCCGAGCGAGGCGGTCGAGACGTTCTCGCGCCTCGTGCGCCGGCTGATCCGCATCATGCAGGAGCGCACGGCGGACGGCTACGTCTTCCGCACGGACCTGCGCCTCAGGCCCGACCCCGGCGCGACGCCGCTCGCCATCTCCTTCGATTCGGCCATGCTCTACTATGAGGGCAGGGGCCAGAACTGGGAGCGGGCCGCCTTCATCAAGGCCAGGCCCGTCGCCGGTGACCTCAAGGCCGGCGAAGCCTTCCTCAAGGGTCTCGTGCCCTTCGTCTTCCGTAAATATCTCGACTATGCGGCGATCGCCGACATTCATTCGATCAAGCGGCAGATCCATGTGCACAAGGGTCATGGCGAGATCGCCGTGAAGGGCCACAACGTCAAGCTCGGCCGCGGCGGCATCCGCGAGATAGAGTTCTTCGTGCAGACCCAGCAGCTCATCGCAGGCGGCCGCGTGCCGGCGCTGCGCCTGCGCGCCACCGAGCCCATGCTGGCCGAGCTTGCGAAAGCCAGCTGGATCGACGAGGCGACGGCGCGGGAGCTGACGGACGCCTACTGGTTCCTGCGCGACGTCGAGCATCGGGTGCAGATGGTGCGCGACGAGCAGAGCCACACCCTGCCCGAAACCGAGGCCGAGCTGAAGCGCATCGCCTTCATGATGGGCTTTGCCGACACCGCTGCCTTCTCCGCAAAGCTGGTCGAAGTGCTGAAGACCGTCGAGCGACGCTATGCGGCGCTCTTCGAGCAGGAGGCGAAGCTCTCCTCCGAGACGGGCAACCTCGTCTTCACCGGCCAGAAGGACGATCCCGACACGCTGGAGACGCTGAAGCGCCTCGGCTTCGAGCGCCCGGCCGACATTTCCCGCACCATCCGCACCTGGCACTACGGCCGCTACCGCGCCACGCAATCCGTCGAGGCGCGCGAGCGGCTGACGGAGCTGACGCCGCAGCTCCTGCGCGTCTTCGGCGAAAGCAAGCGGGCGGACGAGGCGCTGCTTCGCTTCGACAACTTCATCTCCGGCCTGCCGGCGGGCATCCAGCTTTTCTCGCTGCTCGGCAACAACCCGGCGCTGCTCTCCCTCATCGTCAACATCATGTCGTCCGCGCCGAAGCTGGCCGAGGTGATCGCGGCCAAGCCCCACGTCTTCGACGGCATGCTGGATCCCGGCCTCCTCGCCGAACTCCCGACCCGCGCCTACCTTTCCGAACGCATCGAGGGCTTTGTCTCCGGCGCACGGCACTACGAGGAAATCCTCGATCGCCTGCGCATCATCGCCGCCGAGCAGCGCTTCCTCATCGGCATCCGCCTGCTGACCGGCGCGATCACCGGCAAGCAGGCCGCCCGCGCCTTCACCCATGTCGCCGACCTCATCGTCGCGGCGGCGCTGAAGGCGGTGCTCGACGAGATCGAGGCCGCGCACGGCAAGTTCCCCGGCGGGCGCGTGGCGCTGGTCGGCATGGGCAAGCTCGGCAGCTTCGAGCTGACGGCCGGCTCCGACATCGACCTGATCCTCCTCTACGACCACGACGGCGACGCCTTCGAGTCGGACGGCGCCAAGCCCCTCGACAATATCAAATACTTCACCCGCATCACCCAGCGGCTGATCGCGGCGCTCTCCGCGCCCACGGCCGAAGGCGTGCTCTACGAGGTCGACATGCGCCTGCGCCCCTCCGGCAACAAGGGGCCGGTCGCGACGCGCATCACCTCGTTTGCCAAGTACCAGGCCGAGGAAGCCTGGACCTGGGAGCACATGGCGCTCACCCGAGCCCGGTTGCTCTGCGGCGACGAAAGCCTGATGGGGGAGGCGGAGGACATCTTCCGCGCCGTGCTCGCCCGCAAGCGCGATGCGGCGAAGATCGCCAAGGACGTCGCCGAGATGCGCGACCTCATCGACCAGGAAAAGCCGCCGAAGGACATCTGGGACCTGAAGCTCATCGCGGGCGGGCTGATCGACATCGAGTTCATCGCCCAGTTCCTGGCGCTGGTCGCGCCGGCGCGCGGCGCCCCGCAGCCGGAAGAGGTCATGCCGACCGCCGATGCGCTGGCCGTCCTCGGCGCCGGCATGATGGACCCCAACGATCTCGACACGGTGCAGAAGGCGCTGTCGCTCTATACGGAGATCTCGCAGATCGTCCGCCTCTGCGTGGATGGCGGCTTCGATCCCAAGGAAGCGCCCGCCGGCCTCGTCGACCTCGTCTGCCGGGCCGGCGACTGCCCGGACCTGCGCACGCTGGAGGCGGAGATCCGCCGCATATCGAAGGCGGTGCGGAAGATTTTCCAGGCGACGGTCAGGGCCTGA
- a CDS encoding MarR family winged helix-turn-helix transcriptional regulator translates to MSEAATTSPGDALTELILVMFRVNNLTLTWGDRLVAPFGLTSARWQILGAIVFSERPQPVAWLARDLGANRQNVQRIVNDLHGEGLVAFEPNPHHRRANLVVLTEKGRQAYDAAIRAYEPRANALAEGLDLKDIRAAYRVMVALRKGLEAEDGSP, encoded by the coding sequence ATGAGCGAAGCCGCGACGACTTCACCGGGCGATGCCCTGACGGAACTGATCCTGGTCATGTTCAGGGTGAACAACCTGACGCTCACCTGGGGAGACAGGCTTGTCGCTCCCTTCGGGTTGACCAGTGCACGCTGGCAGATTCTCGGAGCGATCGTCTTTTCCGAGCGCCCGCAGCCGGTCGCCTGGCTGGCGCGCGATCTCGGCGCAAACCGCCAGAACGTCCAGCGCATCGTCAACGACCTGCATGGCGAGGGGCTGGTCGCTTTCGAACCCAATCCGCATCACCGCCGGGCCAATCTCGTCGTGCTGACGGAAAAGGGCCGGCAGGCCTACGATGCCGCCATCCGCGCCTATGAACCGCGGGCGAATGCGCTGGCCGAGGGGCTCGATCTCAAGGACATAAGGGCCGCATACCGCGTGATGGTCGCGCTGAGAAAAGGGCTCGAGGCCGAAGACGGCAGCCCCTGA
- a CDS encoding PAS domain-containing sensor histidine kinase yields the protein MADAQRGRAAGGWTRLRFPGMAAWEDEATGQAKIFAGPAARHLTRAEPVLKRSIPILIIAFLFVVGTSRMVGIIVEHDRMDTGVRDTTSLTALAVGAVFSGQMAESVAKSDRMAAEAALSLNLPQDRMQPGGLVLFVEENGRVFGTSLAAARYVGQSLARFSPELAATQYFGETGGVFRTHIGGEEYYASLVQMPKNGGLIVVANPLGHLALFWRDEVALNVTLFAGISAILLVILYAYYIQAKRARDADAIFAESNLRVETALARGRSGLWDFDLSSRRLFWSRSMYEMLGMPARDSVLSFGDAARLMHPDDDGIYQVARAVARSEAKQVDQVFRMRHAEGHYVWLRARAQLIRMASGRLHMIGIAMDVTEQHRLAQRYQEADQRLADAIECTSEAFVLWDKHDRLVMCNAHYQQAYGLPDDVLVPGTERATVHAAAARPVIERRIADADGTGASQTSEVQLADERWLQINERRTRDGGCVSVGTDITMMKRHQVRLRESERRLMATIGDLSASRAKLERQKSELSLANANYQAEKERAEAANRAKSEFLANMSHELRTPLNAILGFSEILQNQMFGPIGSDKYREYSRDIHESGKHLLNVISDILDMSKIEAGHMRISCETVDLAPLIEETMRLTMLQAEKKNIAVRQTCPDNLLAVADRRAMKQILLNLLSNAMKFTNEGGKVEVRARKVRGAITLTIADTGIGIPKSALQKIGQPFEQVQSQYAKSKGGSGLGLAISRSLAHLHGGGMRIHSVEGRGTIISVRIPDRERLAALHLAAA from the coding sequence ATGGCGGACGCGCAACGAGGACGCGCAGCCGGCGGGTGGACTCGTCTCAGATTCCCGGGAATGGCGGCCTGGGAAGACGAGGCGACGGGACAGGCGAAGATCTTCGCCGGGCCTGCCGCACGGCATCTGACACGGGCCGAGCCCGTGCTGAAGCGGTCGATACCGATCCTGATCATCGCCTTCCTGTTCGTGGTCGGCACCTCGCGCATGGTCGGCATCATCGTCGAGCATGACCGGATGGACACGGGCGTGCGCGATACGACCTCGCTGACGGCACTGGCCGTCGGCGCCGTCTTCTCCGGCCAGATGGCCGAGAGCGTGGCGAAATCCGACCGGATGGCGGCCGAGGCGGCACTCTCGCTCAACCTGCCGCAGGACCGTATGCAGCCCGGCGGCCTCGTTCTCTTCGTGGAGGAGAACGGCCGCGTGTTCGGCACGTCGCTGGCGGCGGCGCGCTATGTCGGCCAGTCGCTCGCGCGCTTCTCGCCCGAGCTTGCAGCGACCCAGTATTTCGGCGAGACGGGCGGCGTCTTCCGCACGCATATCGGCGGGGAGGAATACTACGCCTCGCTGGTGCAGATGCCGAAGAACGGCGGCCTGATCGTCGTCGCCAACCCGCTCGGCCATCTCGCCCTCTTCTGGCGCGACGAGGTGGCGCTGAACGTCACGCTGTTCGCCGGCATCTCGGCGATCCTGCTGGTCATCCTCTACGCCTATTACATCCAGGCCAAGCGGGCGCGCGATGCCGACGCGATCTTCGCGGAATCCAACCTGCGCGTGGAGACGGCGCTTGCGCGCGGCCGCAGCGGCCTCTGGGACTTCGACCTTTCGAGCCGCCGGCTGTTCTGGTCGCGCTCCATGTACGAAATGCTCGGCATGCCAGCGCGCGACAGCGTGCTCTCCTTCGGCGACGCGGCCCGCCTGATGCATCCAGACGACGACGGCATCTACCAGGTGGCGCGCGCCGTCGCGCGCAGCGAGGCCAAGCAGGTCGACCAGGTGTTCCGCATGCGCCATGCGGAAGGGCATTACGTCTGGCTGCGCGCCCGCGCCCAGCTCATCCGCATGGCCTCCGGCCGCCTGCACATGATCGGCATCGCCATGGACGTGACCGAGCAGCACCGGCTCGCCCAGCGCTACCAGGAGGCCGACCAGCGGCTTGCCGACGCCATCGAATGCACCTCGGAGGCCTTCGTCCTGTGGGACAAGCACGACCGACTGGTCATGTGCAACGCGCATTACCAGCAGGCCTACGGCCTTCCCGACGACGTGCTGGTGCCCGGCACGGAACGTGCGACGGTGCATGCCGCGGCGGCCCGCCCGGTCATCGAGCGGCGCATCGCCGATGCCGACGGCACGGGTGCCTCGCAGACCAGCGAGGTGCAGCTTGCCGACGAGCGCTGGCTGCAGATCAACGAGCGCCGCACACGCGACGGCGGCTGCGTCTCCGTCGGCACCGACATCACCATGATGAAGCGGCATCAGGTGCGTCTGCGCGAATCCGAGCGCCGGCTGATGGCGACCATCGGCGACCTCTCGGCCTCCCGCGCCAAGTTGGAGCGGCAGAAGTCGGAGCTTTCGCTCGCCAATGCCAATTACCAGGCGGAGAAGGAGCGCGCCGAGGCGGCCAACCGCGCCAAGTCGGAATTCCTCGCCAACATGTCGCACGAGCTGCGCACCCCGCTCAACGCCATCCTCGGCTTCTCGGAAATCCTGCAGAACCAGATGTTCGGCCCGATCGGCTCGGACAAGTACCGCGAATATTCGCGCGACATCCACGAGAGCGGCAAGCACCTGCTCAACGTCATCAGCGACATCCTCGACATGTCGAAGATCGAGGCCGGCCACATGCGCATCAGCTGCGAGACGGTCGATCTTGCGCCGCTGATCGAGGAGACCATGCGGCTTACCATGCTGCAGGCGGAAAAGAAGAACATCGCCGTGCGGCAGACCTGCCCGGACAATCTCCTTGCCGTCGCGGACCGCCGCGCCATGAAGCAGATCCTGCTGAACCTGCTGTCGAACGCCATGAAGTTCACCAACGAGGGCGGCAAGGTGGAGGTGCGGGCGCGCAAGGTCCGCGGCGCGATCACGCTGACCATCGCCGATACCGGCATCGGCATCCCGAAATCCGCCCTGCAGAAGATCGGCCAGCCCTTCGAGCAGGTGCAGAGCCAGTATGCCAAGAGCAAGGGCGGCTCGGGCCTCGGCCTTGCCATCTCCCGCTCCCTCGCCCACCTCCACGGCGGCGGCATGCGCATTCATTCGGTCGAAGGCAGGGGAACGATCATCTCCGTGCGCATCCCCGACCGGGAGCGGCTGGCGGCGCTGCACCTGGCGGCGGCGTAA
- a CDS encoding YafY family protein, which yields MARSERLLALLQLLRRHRHPVSGATLAGELGVSIRTLYRDIASLQAQGADIEGEPGVGYVLRPGFMLPPLMFSQGELEALVLGFRWVQKFADAPVTKAATDALAKISAVLPAELAAELENTALLVGPRRIVDGEIVDLAVIRAAIRRERKLRLSYCDAAGVRSERVVWPVALGYFEETRMLVAWCERRQGYRHFRTERMAAISLLEARYPRRRAAMLKEWRETEAGPRRA from the coding sequence ATGGCCCGATCCGAACGACTGCTCGCCCTCCTCCAGCTTCTGCGCCGCCACCGCCATCCGGTGAGCGGCGCCACGCTTGCCGGCGAGCTCGGCGTCAGCATCCGCACGCTCTACCGCGACATCGCCTCGCTGCAGGCGCAGGGCGCCGATATCGAGGGCGAGCCGGGCGTCGGCTATGTGCTGCGCCCCGGCTTCATGCTGCCGCCGCTGATGTTCTCGCAGGGCGAGCTGGAGGCGCTGGTGCTCGGCTTCCGCTGGGTGCAGAAATTCGCCGATGCGCCCGTGACCAAGGCGGCGACGGATGCGCTCGCCAAGATTTCCGCCGTGCTGCCGGCCGAGCTCGCGGCGGAACTGGAAAACACGGCGCTGCTGGTCGGGCCGCGCAGGATCGTCGACGGCGAGATCGTCGATCTTGCCGTGATCCGCGCGGCGATCCGCCGGGAGCGCAAGCTCCGGCTGTCCTATTGCGACGCGGCGGGCGTGCGCAGCGAGCGCGTGGTCTGGCCGGTCGCGCTCGGCTATTTCGAGGAGACGCGCATGCTGGTCGCCTGGTGCGAACGGCGGCAGGGCTACCGGCATTTTCGAACGGAGCGGATGGCGGCGATTTCGCTTCTGGAGGCGCGCTATCCGCGCCGGCGCGCGGCGATGCTGAAGGAATGGCGGGAGACGGAAGCGGGGCCGCGGCGGGCGTAA
- a CDS encoding VOC family protein — protein MISPNLLILYVENPAASGRFYEQLFGRAPVAQSPGFVAFRFDNGLGLGLWSTSASDFVSGGSGNRSEIAIVVEEDAEIDALHDRWKAQGVAIEQPPFMAVFGRTFVAQDPDGHRIRVCPPDK, from the coding sequence ATGATCTCTCCCAATCTCCTGATCCTCTATGTCGAGAATCCGGCGGCAAGCGGCCGCTTCTACGAGCAGCTTTTCGGCCGCGCGCCGGTGGCGCAATCGCCCGGCTTCGTCGCCTTCCGGTTCGACAACGGTCTGGGTCTCGGCCTGTGGTCGACAAGCGCAAGCGACTTCGTTTCCGGCGGCTCCGGCAACCGCTCCGAAATCGCCATCGTCGTCGAGGAAGACGCCGAGATCGATGCATTGCATGACAGGTGGAAGGCGCAGGGCGTCGCCATCGAGCAGCCGCCGTTCATGGCCGTCTTCGGCCGCACCTTCGTGGCGCAGGACCCGGATGGCCACCGGATCCGCGTCTGCCCGCCGGACAAGTGA
- the pepN gene encoding aminopeptidase N, which produces MRTENGRIIHLADYRQTDFVLERVDLTFELDPTETKVEARLIFHRREGADPAAPLVLDGDELVMTGLLLDQTELDAARYDATPDSLTIRDLPASEPFEITITTMINPEANTQLMGLYRTNGVYCTQCEAEGFRRITYFPDRPDVLAVYTVNIIADKASCPLLLSNGNFLGGAGYGEGKHFAAWFDPHPKPSYLFALVAGDLGVVEDTFTTMSGREVTLKIYVEHGKEPRAAYAMDALKRSMKWDEEVFGCEYDLDIFMIVAVSDFNMGAMENKGLNVFNDKYVLADPETATDQDYANIEAIIAHEYFHNWTGNRVTCRDWFQLCLKEGLTVYRDHEFSADQRSRAVKRIAEVRHLKSEQFPEDAGPLAHPVRPTTYREINNFYTTTVYEKGSEVTRMIATILGRDGFKKGMDLYFERHDGDAATIEDFVKCFEDANGADLGQFSLWYSQAGTPLVSVSSSYDLARGEFTLSLEQMIPPTPGQATKEPMHIPLRFGLLLADGSEATPGAVSGAEVTGDVLHLKQRRQTVTFSGIASRPVVSLNRSFSAPINLHFEPAPADLAQIARHDGDLFSRWQALNDLALPNLVEAARKARAGEPVATNAVLADTLIAIAGDEALEPAFRAQALALPSESDIARELGSNNDPDAIRAGRETVLAFVAKRDPAAFARLFDAHRTEGAFTPDAASAGQRALRNAALAYLAVSDGTPARAAQAFASADNMTDLSAALTVLAHRFPDAPETAAALEAFRARFADNALVIDKWFSIQSTIPGDGALARVKALMTSPLFNKANPNRVRALVGTFAFSNPTGFNRADGAGYRFLAEQILEIDPKNPQLAARILTSMRSWRALEEVRSDHARNALRTIAAGEKLSSDVSDIVERMLKG; this is translated from the coding sequence ATGCGGACAGAGAACGGCCGGATCATCCATCTGGCAGACTATCGCCAGACTGACTTCGTTCTCGAGCGCGTCGATCTGACCTTCGAACTGGATCCCACGGAAACCAAGGTCGAGGCGCGCCTCATCTTCCACCGCCGCGAGGGCGCCGACCCTGCCGCGCCGCTCGTCCTCGACGGCGACGAGCTGGTCATGACCGGCCTGCTCCTCGACCAGACGGAACTGGACGCCGCCCGCTACGACGCGACGCCCGACAGCCTGACGATCCGCGACCTGCCGGCGAGCGAGCCCTTCGAGATCACGATCACCACGATGATCAATCCCGAGGCCAATACCCAGCTCATGGGCCTCTACCGCACGAACGGCGTCTATTGCACGCAGTGCGAGGCCGAAGGCTTCCGCCGCATCACCTATTTCCCCGACCGGCCGGACGTGCTCGCCGTCTATACGGTCAACATCATCGCCGACAAGGCGAGCTGCCCGCTGCTGCTCTCCAACGGCAACTTCCTCGGCGGCGCGGGCTACGGCGAAGGCAAGCATTTCGCCGCCTGGTTCGACCCGCATCCGAAACCCTCCTATCTCTTCGCGCTCGTCGCCGGCGACCTCGGCGTGGTCGAGGACACGTTCACGACGATGTCCGGCCGCGAGGTGACGCTGAAGATCTATGTCGAGCACGGCAAGGAGCCGCGCGCGGCCTATGCGATGGATGCGCTGAAGCGCTCGATGAAATGGGACGAGGAGGTGTTCGGCTGCGAATACGACCTCGACATCTTCATGATCGTCGCCGTCTCCGACTTCAACATGGGCGCCATGGAGAACAAGGGGCTCAACGTCTTCAACGACAAATACGTGCTGGCCGACCCGGAAACCGCGACCGACCAGGACTATGCGAATATCGAGGCGATCATCGCCCACGAATATTTCCACAACTGGACCGGCAACCGCGTCACCTGCCGCGACTGGTTCCAGCTCTGCCTCAAGGAAGGCCTGACGGTCTATCGCGACCACGAATTCTCCGCCGACCAGCGTTCGCGCGCGGTCAAGCGCATCGCCGAGGTGCGGCACCTCAAGTCGGAGCAGTTCCCGGAGGACGCCGGCCCCCTTGCCCATCCGGTCCGCCCGACGACATATCGCGAGATCAACAACTTCTACACGACGACCGTCTACGAGAAGGGCTCCGAGGTCACGCGCATGATCGCGACCATCCTCGGCCGGGACGGCTTCAAGAAGGGCATGGACCTCTATTTCGAGCGGCATGACGGCGATGCCGCGACGATCGAGGATTTCGTCAAGTGCTTCGAGGATGCGAACGGCGCCGATCTTGGCCAGTTCTCGCTGTGGTACAGCCAGGCCGGCACGCCGCTGGTCAGCGTCTCGTCGAGCTACGATCTCGCCAGGGGCGAGTTCACGTTGTCACTGGAGCAGATGATCCCGCCGACGCCCGGCCAGGCGACGAAGGAGCCGATGCATATTCCGCTGCGCTTCGGCCTGCTTCTTGCTGACGGGTCGGAAGCCACGCCGGGCGCCGTCAGCGGCGCGGAGGTGACCGGCGACGTGCTGCACCTCAAGCAGCGCCGCCAGACCGTCACCTTCTCGGGCATCGCCTCGCGCCCGGTCGTCTCGCTCAACCGCAGCTTCTCCGCGCCGATCAACCTGCATTTCGAGCCGGCTCCGGCCGATCTCGCCCAGATCGCCCGCCATGACGGCGACCTCTTCTCCCGCTGGCAAGCGCTGAACGATCTTGCCCTGCCGAACCTCGTGGAAGCAGCGCGCAAGGCGCGGGCGGGCGAGCCGGTGGCAACCAATGCGGTTCTCGCCGATACGCTGATCGCCATTGCCGGCGACGAGGCGCTGGAGCCGGCCTTCCGCGCGCAGGCGCTGGCCCTGCCGTCGGAATCCGACATCGCCCGCGAGCTCGGCAGCAACAACGACCCGGACGCCATCCGCGCCGGCCGCGAAACCGTGCTGGCCTTCGTCGCGAAGCGCGATCCGGCCGCCTTCGCAAGGCTGTTCGACGCCCACCGCACCGAAGGCGCCTTCACGCCGGATGCGGCAAGCGCCGGCCAGCGCGCGTTGCGCAACGCGGCGCTTGCCTATCTCGCCGTTTCCGACGGCACGCCCGCCCGCGCGGCACAGGCCTTCGCGAGCGCGGACAACATGACGGATCTCAGCGCGGCCCTCACCGTGCTCGCCCACCGGTTCCCCGACGCGCCGGAAACGGCGGCGGCGCTGGAGGCCTTCCGCGCGCGCTTTGCCGACAACGCGCTGGTCATCGACAAGTGGTTCTCCATCCAGTCGACCATTCCGGGCGACGGCGCGCTTGCGCGCGTCAAGGCGCTGATGACGAGCCCGCTTTTCAACAAGGCGAACCCGAACCGCGTGCGCGCCCTTGTCGGCACCTTCGCCTTCTCCAACCCGACCGGCTTCAACCGGGCGGACGGCGCGGGCTACCGGTTCCTCGCCGAGCAGATCCTGGAGATCGACCCCAAGAACCCGCAGCTCGCCGCGCGCATCCTCACCTCCATGCGCTCCTGGCGGGCTCTGGAGGAGGTTCGCTCCGACCACGCCCGCAACGCGCTGCGCACCATCGCCGCGGGCGAAAAACTCTCCTCCGACGTTTCCGACATCGTGGAGCGCATGCTGAAGGGCTGA
- a CDS encoding DMT family transporter, producing the protein MDMPANPMKGISLKVASVVVFLCMSTLIKAAGKDIPAGQITFLRSAFAMVPILAFLAMHGQLRDAFRTNDIFGHFKRGFVGILSMGFGFYGLVHLPLPESIALGYALPLMAVVVAAIVLKERVGVYRWTAVLVGLLGVAVISWPRLTLFRSGGLGSAEAMGVLAMLAFGVLGSCAMVLVRKLVQTERTSTIVLYFSLFASIFSLGTLPFGWAALGWQALCLMALAGFCGGVAQLLLTSSYRYADVSTIAPFEYISIVLGLIVGYFLFGDIPTGPMLVGTAIVVSAGIFVIFREHRLDLKRRAELALQPPQG; encoded by the coding sequence ATGGACATGCCCGCCAATCCCATGAAGGGGATTTCCCTCAAGGTCGCCTCGGTCGTGGTCTTCCTCTGCATGTCCACCCTCATCAAGGCGGCCGGCAAGGACATTCCGGCGGGGCAGATCACGTTCCTCCGCTCCGCCTTCGCCATGGTGCCGATCCTCGCCTTCCTCGCCATGCACGGCCAGTTGCGCGATGCATTCCGCACCAACGACATCTTCGGCCATTTCAAGCGCGGCTTCGTCGGCATCCTGTCCATGGGCTTCGGCTTCTACGGCCTCGTGCACCTGCCGCTGCCGGAATCGATCGCGCTCGGCTACGCGCTGCCGCTGATGGCGGTCGTGGTGGCTGCCATCGTCCTCAAGGAGCGCGTGGGCGTCTACCGCTGGACGGCCGTCCTTGTCGGGCTCCTGGGGGTGGCGGTCATAAGCTGGCCGCGCCTCACGCTCTTCCGCAGCGGCGGCCTCGGTTCGGCGGAGGCGATGGGCGTGCTCGCCATGCTGGCCTTCGGCGTGCTCGGTTCCTGCGCCATGGTGCTGGTGCGCAAGCTGGTGCAGACCGAACGCACCTCGACCATCGTGCTCTACTTCTCCCTCTTCGCGTCGATCTTCTCGCTCGGCACGCTTCCGTTCGGCTGGGCTGCGCTGGGCTGGCAGGCGCTCTGTCTGATGGCGCTGGCCGGCTTCTGCGGCGGCGTCGCCCAGTTGCTGCTGACGTCGAGCTACCGCTATGCGGACGTCTCGACCATCGCGCCCTTCGAATACATCTCGATCGTGCTCGGCCTCATCGTCGGTTATTTCCTCTTCGGCGACATTCCGACGGGCCCCATGCTCGTCGGAACCGCCATCGTCGTCAGTGCCGGCATCTTCGTGATTTTCCGCGAGCATCGCCTCGACCTGAAACGCCGCGCCGAACTCGCGCTCCAGCCGCCTCAGGGCTGA